The Burkholderia cepacia ATCC 25416 genome includes a window with the following:
- a CDS encoding tyrosine-type recombinase/integrase — translation MTSPVPSDAALRPLPIDALTVPAALDGRTGTNRSTGTHPQIAATNDLDAVRAWLARFVDTPTTFQNYRKEAERLLLWAVIACGKPLSSLTHEDLIVYRQFLLAPAPAELWCANGGRKHPRDDPRWRPFYGPLSAASQRQALVILNVMFSWLVQAGYLAGNPLALSRQRQRRPAPRVTRHLGQPLWQSVKEAIAAMPRDDARAGFHADRARWLFTLLYLGGLRITEAADTTMGQFFCRRDADGRDRWWLDVTGKGGRQRLVPATDEMMAELSRYRRAHGLPALPSDGESTPLVLPVGQARKPLTRAALHRIVKQVFRHAADRLRANGEAGEQQARVLEQASAHWLRHSAGSHMADGRVDLRLVRDNLGHVSLTTTSQYLHADDDWRHRETEEKHRIGW, via the coding sequence ATGACCTCACCCGTTCCGTCCGACGCCGCGCTGCGCCCGCTGCCGATCGATGCGCTGACCGTGCCGGCCGCGCTCGACGGACGCACGGGCACCAACCGCTCGACCGGCACGCATCCGCAGATTGCCGCGACCAACGACCTCGACGCGGTGCGCGCCTGGCTCGCGCGCTTCGTCGACACACCGACCACGTTCCAGAATTACCGCAAGGAAGCCGAGCGCCTGCTGCTGTGGGCCGTGATCGCGTGCGGCAAGCCGCTGTCGTCGCTTACGCACGAAGATCTGATCGTCTACCGGCAGTTCCTGCTCGCGCCCGCGCCGGCCGAGCTGTGGTGCGCGAACGGCGGACGCAAGCATCCGCGCGACGATCCGCGCTGGCGGCCGTTCTACGGGCCGCTGTCGGCGGCCAGCCAGCGGCAGGCGCTGGTGATCCTGAACGTGATGTTCTCGTGGCTCGTGCAGGCCGGTTACCTGGCCGGCAATCCGCTCGCGTTGTCGCGCCAGCGGCAGCGCCGGCCCGCACCGCGCGTCACGCGCCATCTCGGGCAACCGCTGTGGCAGTCGGTCAAGGAGGCGATCGCCGCGATGCCGCGCGACGACGCGCGGGCGGGCTTCCATGCGGACCGCGCGCGGTGGCTCTTCACGCTGCTGTATCTCGGCGGGCTGCGCATCACCGAAGCGGCCGACACGACGATGGGCCAGTTCTTCTGCCGGCGCGACGCGGACGGACGCGACCGCTGGTGGCTCGACGTGACGGGCAAAGGCGGCCGGCAGCGGCTCGTGCCGGCCACCGACGAAATGATGGCCGAGCTGTCGCGCTACCGGCGCGCGCACGGCCTGCCCGCGTTGCCGTCCGACGGCGAGTCCACGCCGCTCGTGCTGCCGGTCGGCCAGGCGCGCAAGCCGCTCACGCGCGCGGCGCTGCACCGGATCGTGAAGCAGGTGTTCCGGCACGCGGCCGACCGGCTGCGCGCGAACGGCGAAGCCGGCGAGCAGCAGGCACGCGTGCTCGAACAGGCATCCGCGCACTGGCTGCGCCACAGCGCGGGCTCGCACATGGCCGACGGCCGCGTCGACCTGCGGCTCGTGCGCGACAACCTCGGCCACGTGTCGCTCACGACGACGAGCCAGTACCTGCATGCGGACGACGACTGGCGGCATCGCGAGACGGAGGAGAAGCACCGGATCGGGTGGTAG
- a CDS encoding SDR family oxidoreductase produces the protein MHAGRRGLFSPADPVPATGDNPNDHGARGPAAVSRPARACARPTESSAVSACSPAAAPDRRAPAARKTATTRRNAYRPRGWRGSASHRHIAKTMTRLCAPAARFITGQAIAVDGGFTV, from the coding sequence GTGCACGCCGGACGGCGGGGCCTGTTCAGCCCTGCCGACCCGGTGCCCGCAACAGGAGACAACCCGAATGACCACGGCGCCCGCGGCCCTGCCGCCGTATCTCGCCCAGCGCGGGCCTGCGCACGCCCGACGGAATCGAGTGCGGTTTCCGCGTGTTCCCCGGCGGCAGCGCCGGATCGACGAGCACCGGCCGCCCGGAAAACCGCGACGACAAGGCGCAACGCATACCGGCCACGCGGATGGCGCGGCTCGGCAAGTCACCGCCACATCGCGAAAACGATGACGCGGCTGTGCGCGCCCGCCGCGCGCTTCATTACCGGTCAGGCGATCGCCGTCGACGGCGGGTTCACCGTGTGA
- a CDS encoding DUF4377 domain-containing protein: MIRQSRTLLGAAVIAGSTLLAGCQTDAVTTAPNAARPADGKPVTRTVQVAPQSARCTGVAPMECLQVRNGPNEPWSLWYAGIEGFAYQPGYQYTREIDEYRVARPPADGSSIRWVLKRVVERRQVN; encoded by the coding sequence ATGATTCGCCAATCCAGAACGCTGCTCGGCGCGGCCGTCATTGCCGGCAGCACGCTCCTCGCCGGATGCCAGACCGACGCGGTCACCACGGCGCCGAACGCGGCGCGCCCGGCCGACGGCAAGCCGGTGACCAGGACCGTCCAGGTCGCGCCGCAATCCGCGCGATGCACGGGCGTCGCGCCGATGGAGTGCCTGCAGGTGCGAAACGGCCCGAACGAGCCGTGGAGCCTGTGGTACGCGGGCATCGAAGGCTTCGCTTACCAGCCCGGATACCAGTACACGCGTGAAATCGACGAATACCGCGTGGCTCGGCCGCCGGCCGACGGCTCGTCGATTCGCTGGGTGCTCAAGCGCGTCGTCGAGCGCCGTCAGGTGAACTGA
- a CDS encoding DHA2 family efflux MFS transporter permease subunit, translated as MSREPTHSALLWIVAAAFFMQSLDTTIVNTALPSIAQSLHASPLAMQPVVVVYTLTMAMLTPASGWLADRFGTRRVFSIAILVFVLASIGCAASHTLGQLVAARALQGIGGSMLLPIGRLAVLRRVPGEQYVAAIAFVSTAGQLGPIVGPTLGGWLTQAISWHWVFIVNVPVGVVGFLAVQRYLPHDQATQPPPFDFVGCALLSVAMIALSLAIDPPMPAHRAAWAAGLAALGLASALAYLPYARRRAQPLFRLGLFREPNFGSGLLGNLLCRIGTSSVPFMLPLLMQVQLGYTPLQSGLMMLPAAIAGVIAKRWIAPLVKRFGYAAFLVVNTGIVGCAIAGFALVSVRPAPLLESVLLIVFGTANSMQFAAMNGVTLKGLSHADAGSGNSLFTMMQMLAMGLGVSIGGGLVNLFAAYRGSMAHGFMLSFACMGGVTLLSSVVFRRIDTAAPPAGAAARPSA; from the coding sequence ATGTCCCGGGAACCCACACACTCCGCGCTGCTCTGGATCGTCGCCGCTGCGTTCTTCATGCAGTCGCTCGACACGACGATCGTCAACACCGCCCTGCCTTCGATCGCGCAAAGCCTGCACGCGTCGCCGCTCGCGATGCAGCCCGTCGTGGTCGTCTATACGCTGACGATGGCGATGCTCACGCCGGCGTCCGGCTGGCTGGCCGACCGGTTCGGCACGCGCCGCGTGTTCTCGATTGCGATTCTCGTGTTCGTGCTCGCATCGATCGGCTGCGCGGCGTCGCATACGCTCGGCCAGCTCGTCGCCGCGCGCGCGCTGCAGGGCATCGGCGGCTCGATGCTGCTGCCGATCGGGCGGCTCGCCGTGCTGCGCCGCGTGCCGGGCGAACAGTACGTCGCGGCGATCGCGTTCGTGTCGACCGCCGGCCAGCTCGGCCCGATCGTCGGGCCGACGCTCGGCGGCTGGCTCACGCAGGCGATTTCGTGGCACTGGGTGTTCATCGTCAACGTGCCGGTCGGCGTGGTCGGCTTCCTCGCCGTGCAGCGCTACCTGCCGCACGACCAGGCGACACAACCGCCGCCCTTCGATTTCGTCGGCTGTGCGCTGCTGTCGGTCGCGATGATCGCGCTGTCGCTCGCGATCGACCCGCCGATGCCCGCGCATCGCGCCGCATGGGCGGCCGGGCTCGCGGCGCTCGGGCTGGCGAGCGCGCTCGCGTACCTGCCGTACGCGCGGCGCCGCGCGCAGCCGCTGTTTCGGCTCGGGCTGTTCCGCGAGCCGAATTTCGGTTCGGGGCTGCTCGGCAACCTGCTGTGCCGGATCGGCACGAGCTCGGTGCCGTTCATGCTGCCGCTGCTGATGCAGGTGCAGCTCGGCTATACGCCGCTGCAATCGGGGCTGATGATGCTGCCGGCCGCGATCGCGGGGGTCATCGCGAAACGCTGGATCGCGCCGCTCGTGAAGCGCTTCGGCTATGCGGCGTTCCTGGTCGTGAATACGGGGATCGTCGGGTGCGCGATCGCGGGGTTCGCGCTGGTGTCGGTGCGGCCCGCGCCGCTACTGGAAAGCGTGCTGCTGATCGTGTTCGGCACCGCGAACTCGATGCAGTTCGCGGCGATGAACGGCGTGACGCTCAAGGGGCTGTCGCATGCCGATGCCGGCAGCGGCAACAGCCTGTTCACGATGATGCAGATGCTGGCGATGGGGCTCGGCGTGTCGATCGGCGGCGGCCTCGTCAACCTGTTTGCCGCCTATCGGGGCTCGATGGCGCACGGATTCATGCTGTCGTTCGCGTGCATGGGTGGGGTGACGCTGCTGTCGTCCGTCGTGTTCCGGCGAATCGATACGGCCGCGCCGCCGGCCGGTGCCGCAGCGCGCCCGTCCGCGTGA
- a CDS encoding LysR family transcriptional regulator: MLNPVWLKTFATVTNCRSFTEAGRQLGLNQSSVSEHIRRLEESVGRRLFVRDTHSIAMTADGEALLVHANVILQALNRAESQFRKPRLQGLVRLGAPDDLALVALPDVLAGFRAAHPDVALEITTGMTSRLYEGLDAGALDLMIGKRRLGERRGTPLLRTRLEWVARPGTVVDPERPLPLVLVAEPSVTRAIVLNALAEKGIGWEVVCSSSSQPGCIAAARAGLGLTATSHYLSTGGLAPLVNGGALPELPDIEFIALAAKRLSQPARTLLELLEASDLSTPGANA; encoded by the coding sequence ATGCTCAATCCCGTCTGGCTCAAGACGTTCGCGACCGTCACGAACTGCCGCAGCTTCACCGAAGCGGGCCGGCAGCTCGGGCTCAACCAGTCGAGCGTCAGCGAACACATCCGTCGTCTCGAAGAAAGCGTCGGGCGGCGGCTGTTCGTGCGCGACACCCATTCGATCGCGATGACGGCCGACGGCGAGGCGCTGCTCGTGCATGCGAACGTGATCCTGCAGGCGCTGAACCGCGCGGAATCGCAATTCCGCAAGCCGAGGCTGCAGGGCCTGGTGCGGCTCGGCGCGCCGGACGATCTCGCGCTCGTCGCGTTGCCGGACGTGCTGGCCGGGTTTCGCGCCGCGCACCCGGACGTCGCGCTGGAGATCACCACCGGCATGACGAGCCGGCTCTACGAAGGGCTGGACGCGGGGGCGCTCGACCTGATGATCGGCAAGCGGCGGCTCGGCGAGCGGCGCGGCACGCCGCTCCTGCGCACGCGGCTCGAGTGGGTCGCGCGGCCCGGCACCGTCGTCGATCCGGAGCGGCCGCTGCCGCTTGTGCTGGTCGCCGAGCCGAGCGTGACGCGCGCGATCGTCCTGAACGCGCTCGCCGAGAAGGGCATCGGCTGGGAAGTCGTGTGCTCGAGCAGCAGCCAGCCGGGCTGCATCGCGGCCGCGCGCGCGGGGCTCGGCTTGACCGCGACGTCGCACTATTTGTCGACGGGCGGGCTGGCGCCGCTGGTCAACGGCGGCGCGCTGCCCGAGCTGCCCGACATCGAATTCATCGCGCTGGCCGCGAAGCGGCTCAGCCAGCCGGCGCGCACGCTGCTCGAATTGCTGGAAGCGAGCGACCTGAGCACACCGGGCGCGAACGCGTAA
- a CDS encoding VOC family protein — MKVSMLLYPVDDIDTALPLFVDGLGLNVKFRDGDRYCALDGGPLTIALVAGDEQIVERAALTLRVDEDDDLYAAMARVVKAGASVRVPVQAGPHEYRAVLEDKNGALLVISQKRAA, encoded by the coding sequence ATGAAGGTTTCGATGCTGCTGTATCCCGTCGACGACATCGACACGGCGCTGCCGCTGTTCGTCGACGGGCTGGGCCTGAACGTGAAGTTCCGCGACGGCGATCGTTATTGCGCGCTCGACGGCGGCCCGCTGACGATCGCGCTGGTCGCGGGCGACGAGCAGATCGTCGAGCGCGCGGCGCTCACGCTGCGCGTCGACGAGGACGACGACCTGTATGCGGCGATGGCGCGGGTCGTGAAGGCCGGCGCGTCGGTGCGCGTGCCCGTGCAGGCCGGGCCGCACGAATACCGCGCGGTGCTGGAGGACAAGAACGGCGCGCTGCTGGTGATTTCGCAGAAGCGGGCTGCGTGA
- a CDS encoding LLM class flavin-dependent oxidoreductase: MKFSLIYEAQTTDASREGDHRVFKETVEQALLAEQVGFDTIWCVEHTSLTNYAHMSAPETFLAYLAGRTTRIGLGHGVVCLPPAMNHPIKVAERVALLDILSGGRVHFGVGKGGSQQEAGAFGYDLNELQPMIDESMYLVPKMFVQDEIEHDGKYIKIPKRPIHPKPFQDPHPPMYLACTNTDALLRAGQRGMGALVLGFGGPDEVAKKNAVYREAWANRKPEDQVGFRPTQHLAALCPTVVMADGQAARKIGIRGQRYFMESLAYWYTGGERPDPAKWGDDLVQADTGEMVIRSRFASEEVVVNFADPALAMMNPNHAYGTVDDCIGYVGRLQEAGVDEVLFLCQMGTVPHEAQMETIRNIGEHVIPFFNKEKERACA, from the coding sequence ATGAAGTTTTCCCTCATCTACGAAGCCCAGACCACCGACGCATCGCGCGAGGGCGACCACCGGGTATTCAAGGAGACGGTCGAACAGGCGCTGCTCGCCGAGCAGGTCGGCTTCGACACGATCTGGTGCGTCGAGCACACGTCGCTGACCAACTATGCGCACATGAGCGCGCCGGAAACCTTCCTTGCGTACCTGGCCGGCCGCACGACGCGCATCGGCCTCGGCCACGGCGTCGTGTGCCTGCCGCCCGCGATGAACCACCCGATCAAGGTCGCCGAGCGCGTCGCGCTGCTCGACATCCTGTCGGGCGGCCGCGTGCACTTCGGCGTCGGCAAGGGCGGGAGCCAGCAGGAAGCCGGCGCGTTCGGCTACGACCTCAACGAGCTGCAGCCGATGATCGACGAATCGATGTACCTCGTGCCGAAGATGTTCGTGCAGGACGAGATCGAGCACGACGGCAAGTACATCAAGATCCCGAAGCGTCCGATCCACCCGAAGCCGTTCCAGGACCCGCACCCGCCGATGTACCTCGCGTGCACCAACACCGACGCGCTACTGCGCGCCGGCCAGCGCGGGATGGGCGCGCTGGTGCTCGGCTTCGGCGGCCCCGATGAAGTCGCGAAGAAGAACGCCGTGTATCGCGAAGCGTGGGCGAACCGCAAGCCGGAAGACCAGGTCGGCTTCCGCCCGACCCAGCACCTCGCGGCGCTGTGCCCGACGGTCGTGATGGCCGACGGCCAGGCCGCCCGCAAGATCGGCATCCGCGGCCAGCGCTACTTCATGGAATCGCTCGCGTACTGGTACACGGGCGGCGAGCGTCCGGACCCGGCGAAGTGGGGCGACGACCTCGTGCAGGCCGACACCGGCGAGATGGTGATCCGCTCGCGCTTCGCGTCGGAGGAAGTCGTCGTGAACTTCGCCGATCCGGCGCTCGCGATGATGAACCCGAACCACGCGTACGGCACGGTGGACGACTGCATCGGCTATGTCGGCCGCCTGCAGGAAGCCGGCGTCGACGAAGTGCTGTTCCTGTGCCAGATGGGGACGGTGCCGCACGAAGCGCAGATGGAGACGATCCGCAATATCGGCGAGCACGTGATCCCGTTCTTCAACAAGGAGAAGGAGCGTGCCTGCGCGTAA
- a CDS encoding acyl-CoA dehydrogenase family protein has protein sequence MHRDNDSNALAATLIARAEALAPTLAGRAAQAEAQGRIPAETIADMQAAGFFKVLQPKRYGGYELDPQAFFDIQMALARGCMSTAWVYGVVGVHNWQLALFDERAQQDVWGNDPATLIASTYMPVGRVTPVDGGFRLSGHWKFSSGSELCEWVFLGALVPPAEAGQPPEYRTFLLPKSDYRIQQDWDVLGLRATGSHDIVVDDVFVPAYRTHKAIDGMMGTSPGLAVNDAPLFRLPFAQIFVRAVCTSCIGALQGALDDFTGYAATRVSANSGAKTTDDPGAQNACANAAVAIDEMKVLLKRNFAELMASVTSGPAVSIERRVHFRYQSAQVAERCAQAANALLRYAGGNGIYHRNPLVRRFLDLHAARAHYANNVDRFGQNLGAVMLGRENTDFFI, from the coding sequence GTGCATCGCGACAACGATTCGAACGCATTGGCCGCCACGCTGATCGCCCGGGCCGAGGCGCTGGCGCCGACGCTGGCCGGCCGCGCCGCGCAGGCGGAAGCGCAGGGCCGCATCCCGGCCGAGACGATCGCCGACATGCAGGCCGCCGGTTTCTTCAAGGTGCTGCAGCCGAAGCGCTACGGCGGCTACGAGCTCGATCCGCAGGCGTTCTTCGACATCCAGATGGCACTCGCGCGCGGCTGCATGTCGACCGCGTGGGTGTACGGCGTCGTCGGCGTGCACAACTGGCAGCTCGCGCTGTTCGACGAGCGTGCGCAGCAGGACGTGTGGGGCAACGACCCGGCGACGCTGATCGCGTCGACCTACATGCCGGTCGGCCGCGTCACGCCGGTCGACGGCGGCTTCCGCCTGTCGGGCCACTGGAAGTTCTCGAGCGGCAGCGAACTGTGCGAATGGGTGTTCCTCGGCGCGCTGGTGCCGCCGGCCGAGGCCGGCCAGCCGCCCGAATACCGCACCTTCCTGCTGCCGAAATCCGATTACCGGATCCAGCAGGACTGGGACGTGCTCGGCCTGCGCGCGACGGGCAGCCACGACATCGTCGTCGACGACGTGTTCGTGCCCGCGTACCGCACGCACAAGGCCATCGACGGAATGATGGGCACGAGCCCGGGCCTCGCCGTCAACGATGCGCCGCTGTTCAGGCTGCCGTTCGCGCAGATCTTCGTGCGCGCCGTGTGCACGTCGTGCATCGGCGCGCTGCAGGGCGCGCTCGACGATTTCACCGGTTATGCGGCCACGCGCGTGTCGGCCAACAGCGGCGCGAAGACGACCGACGATCCGGGTGCGCAGAACGCGTGCGCGAACGCGGCCGTCGCGATCGACGAGATGAAGGTGCTGCTCAAGCGCAATTTCGCGGAACTGATGGCGTCGGTGACGAGCGGGCCGGCCGTGTCGATCGAGCGCCGCGTGCATTTCCGCTACCAGTCCGCGCAGGTCGCCGAGCGCTGCGCGCAGGCGGCGAACGCGCTGCTGCGCTACGCGGGCGGCAACGGCATCTATCACCGCAATCCGCTGGTGCGCCGCTTCCTCGACCTGCATGCGGCCCGCGCGCATTACGCGAACAACGTCGACCGTTTCGGCCAGAACCTCGGCGCCGTGATGCTCGGCCGCGAGAACACCGACTTCTTCATCTGA
- a CDS encoding FAD-dependent oxidoreductase: MNDPQAQQYVFDVVVVGSGAGALLAACRAADRGLSVVVIEKTALYGGTSAVSGGGIWVPCNHHIAELGATDSREAARGYIEACVAGASTPEKLDAYLDRAPEMLRYLESKTPVRYQSLPKYADYFQKVPGAMPGYRALDPLPFDGGLLGDELDRLRPPSPGTLIGGRVAVTSKEAHTLFSRGPGFMKLAIAQFGRYWLDIGMRRRTRRDRRLTLGNALIGGLRRALLERNVPVWLDTPMRDLLDVDGRVTGVRAQRFGQPVTIAARRGVILGAGGFERNQPMRERYLPQPTQAQWSATPPANTGDAIAEGHRLGGALALMEHVWGAPTVGVAGEEKQRALFVERNLPGCVIVNGLGKRFVNEAAPYSEFVPAMYRDHARTGASVPAWMVFDARFRRKYPCGPIMPASMMPDARIPAAFRDVLVKADTIDALAARIGVDAAGLHDTLRDMARYAATGIDEAFGKGDNAFDTYYGDPRNEPNPCLGPVDQAPFYAVRIDAGDIGTKGGLVTDALARVLRADGEPIAGLYAIGNTSASMMGASYPGAGSTLGPAMTFGYIAADHLAAHAADAGGRPARPSTTELDGVQ, from the coding sequence ATGAACGACCCGCAAGCACAGCAATACGTGTTCGACGTGGTGGTCGTCGGTTCGGGCGCGGGCGCGCTGCTCGCCGCGTGCCGCGCGGCCGACCGCGGCCTGTCCGTCGTCGTGATCGAGAAGACGGCGCTGTACGGCGGCACGTCGGCCGTGTCGGGCGGCGGGATCTGGGTGCCGTGCAACCACCACATCGCCGAATTGGGCGCGACCGATTCGCGCGAGGCCGCGCGCGGCTATATCGAAGCCTGCGTGGCCGGCGCGTCGACGCCCGAGAAGCTCGACGCGTATCTCGACCGCGCGCCGGAGATGCTGCGCTACCTCGAATCGAAGACCCCGGTGCGCTACCAGTCGCTGCCGAAGTACGCGGACTATTTCCAGAAGGTGCCGGGCGCGATGCCGGGTTATCGCGCGCTCGATCCGCTGCCGTTCGACGGCGGCCTGCTCGGCGACGAGCTCGACCGGCTGCGGCCGCCGTCGCCCGGCACGCTGATCGGCGGACGTGTGGCGGTGACGTCGAAGGAGGCGCACACGCTGTTCTCGCGCGGGCCCGGCTTCATGAAGCTCGCGATCGCACAGTTCGGCCGCTATTGGCTCGATATCGGGATGCGCCGCCGCACGCGGCGCGACCGGCGCCTGACGCTCGGCAATGCGCTGATCGGCGGGCTGCGCCGCGCGCTGCTCGAGCGCAACGTGCCCGTGTGGCTCGACACGCCGATGCGCGACCTGCTCGACGTGGACGGCCGCGTGACGGGCGTGCGCGCGCAGCGTTTCGGGCAGCCCGTGACGATCGCCGCGCGACGCGGCGTGATCCTCGGCGCGGGCGGTTTCGAGCGCAACCAGCCGATGCGCGAACGCTACCTGCCGCAGCCGACGCAGGCGCAGTGGAGCGCGACGCCGCCTGCCAACACCGGCGATGCGATCGCCGAAGGCCATCGGCTCGGCGGCGCGCTGGCGCTGATGGAACACGTGTGGGGCGCACCGACGGTCGGGGTCGCCGGCGAGGAGAAACAGCGCGCGTTGTTCGTCGAACGCAACCTGCCGGGCTGCGTGATCGTCAACGGCCTCGGCAAGCGCTTCGTCAACGAAGCCGCGCCGTATTCCGAATTCGTGCCGGCGATGTATCGCGACCATGCGCGCACCGGTGCGAGCGTGCCCGCATGGATGGTGTTCGACGCGCGGTTTCGCCGCAAGTATCCGTGCGGGCCGATCATGCCGGCGTCGATGATGCCCGATGCGCGGATCCCGGCAGCGTTTCGCGACGTACTCGTGAAGGCCGACACGATCGACGCGCTTGCGGCGCGCATCGGCGTCGACGCGGCCGGGCTGCACGACACGCTGCGCGACATGGCGCGCTACGCGGCGACCGGAATCGACGAGGCCTTCGGCAAGGGCGACAACGCGTTCGACACGTACTACGGCGATCCGCGGAACGAGCCGAACCCATGCCTCGGGCCGGTCGACCAGGCGCCGTTCTACGCGGTGCGGATCGACGCGGGCGACATCGGCACGAAGGGCGGGCTCGTCACCGACGCGCTGGCCCGCGTGCTGCGCGCCGACGGCGAGCCGATCGCCGGCCTTTACGCGATCGGCAACACCAGCGCGTCGATGATGGGCGCGAGCTACCCCGGCGCGGGCTCGACGCTCGGCCCGGCGATGACCTTCGGGTATATCGCCGCCGATCACCTGGCCGCGCACGCGGCCGACGCCGGCGGCCGGCCGGCCCGGCCATCCACGACTGAACTTGACGGAGTCCAATGA
- a CDS encoding flavin reductase family protein: MSDLTPHPLRTDMLLAMRRLARSVTVISSAHDGRRYSMSATAVDSLSTDPPSLLICINRTASLYPPLDAGAPFCVNVLSARHEGIAIDCSGRLKGEARFTTGDWHTSPHGVPYLRDSQASLVCEQDGRFEYGTHTVFIGRIREVLMCGDVDPLVYLDGAYTTPGAPVARAAA; the protein is encoded by the coding sequence ATGAGCGATCTCACCCCCCATCCGCTGCGCACCGACATGCTGCTCGCGATGCGCCGCCTCGCGCGCTCCGTCACGGTCATCAGCAGCGCGCACGACGGCCGGCGCTACTCGATGTCCGCGACGGCGGTCGATTCGCTGTCGACCGATCCGCCTTCGCTGCTGATCTGCATCAACCGCACCGCGTCGCTGTATCCGCCGCTCGATGCGGGCGCCCCGTTCTGCGTGAACGTGCTGTCGGCCCGCCACGAAGGCATCGCGATCGACTGCAGCGGCCGGCTGAAGGGCGAAGCGCGCTTCACGACCGGCGACTGGCACACGTCGCCGCACGGCGTGCCCTATCTGCGCGATTCGCAGGCGAGCCTCGTTTGCGAGCAGGACGGCCGCTTCGAATACGGCACGCATACGGTGTTCATCGGGCGCATTCGCGAGGTGCTGATGTGCGGCGACGTCGATCCGCTCGTCTATCTCGACGGCGCCTACACGACGCCCGGCGCGCCGGTGGCCCGTGCGGCCGCGTGA
- a CDS encoding ferredoxin--NADP reductase, with protein sequence MSDSRFHRLTVAEVIAESDDACSFVFDVPAALRDAFAYRPGQFLTLNVPCAAAAVARCYSLSSAPGIDAAPKITVKRVRDGRASNWLCDRVRAGDTLEVLPPAGVFTPRALDGDLLLFAGGSGITPVLSILKSALVHGRGMLTLIYANRDERSVIFRDELQQLAQRHPGRVRVIHWLDSVQGIPQQRHLEELARPFSRQETFICGPALFMENALAAMLGLGLPRARVYVERFASLPDAPAQAAATATTATTATTATTATTATTATTSAPGDGAAIETVLDGDAFAFDSAPGETLLDAMLRAGVPAPNSCRMGQCGACMCRIERGEVALDSNHVLDDDEIAAGWTLACCARPASDALRVVFPD encoded by the coding sequence ATGAGCGATTCGCGCTTCCATCGGCTGACCGTTGCCGAAGTGATTGCCGAAAGCGACGACGCGTGCTCGTTCGTGTTCGACGTGCCGGCCGCGTTGCGCGACGCATTCGCGTACCGGCCCGGGCAGTTCCTGACGCTGAACGTGCCGTGCGCGGCCGCGGCCGTTGCGCGCTGCTATTCGCTGTCGAGCGCGCCCGGCATCGACGCCGCGCCGAAGATCACCGTCAAGCGCGTGCGCGACGGCCGGGCGTCGAACTGGCTGTGCGACCGCGTGCGGGCGGGCGACACGCTCGAGGTGCTGCCGCCGGCCGGCGTGTTCACGCCGCGCGCGCTCGACGGCGACCTGCTGCTGTTCGCGGGCGGCAGCGGCATCACGCCCGTGCTGTCGATCCTGAAATCGGCGCTCGTGCACGGGCGCGGGATGCTGACGCTGATCTACGCGAACCGCGACGAACGCTCGGTGATTTTCCGCGACGAACTTCAGCAGCTCGCGCAGCGCCATCCCGGGCGCGTGCGCGTGATCCACTGGCTCGACAGCGTGCAGGGCATTCCGCAGCAGCGTCATCTCGAGGAACTCGCGCGGCCGTTCAGCCGGCAGGAGACGTTCATCTGCGGGCCCGCGCTGTTCATGGAGAACGCGCTGGCCGCGATGCTCGGCCTCGGGCTGCCGCGTGCGCGCGTGTATGTCGAGCGGTTCGCGTCGTTGCCCGATGCGCCGGCGCAGGCCGCGGCAACGGCGACTACAGCGACTACAGCGACTACAGCGACTACAGCGACTACAGCGACTACAGCGACAACGTCGGCGCCCGGCGACGGTGCGGCGATCGAGACGGTGCTCGACGGCGACGCGTTCGCGTTCGACAGCGCGCCCGGCGAAACGCTGCTCGACGCGATGCTGCGCGCCGGCGTGCCGGCGCCGAATTCCTGCCGGATGGGGCAATGCGGCGCGTGCATGTGCCGGATCGAGCGCGGCGAGGTCGCGCTCGACAGCAACCACGTGCTCGACGACGACGAGATCGCGGCCGGCTGGACGCTCGCCTGTTGCGCACGGCCCGCGAGCGATGCACTGCGCGTCGTGTTTCCCGACTGA